One stretch of Euphorbia lathyris chromosome 7, ddEupLath1.1, whole genome shotgun sequence DNA includes these proteins:
- the LOC136200781 gene encoding probable jasmonic acid carboxyl methyltransferase 2: protein MHHMNKGDGETSYAKNSSLQNKIISVSKEVTEEAVIKMFENHIKTPTIGIADLGCSSGPNTLTLISEVLNIIHTKCQHFGKNSTPVFNVFLNDLPSNDFNTVFKLLPDFYTKLEEEKGKNFGPCFINATPGSFYGRLFAKKSIHCLCSSSSLHWISKAPPGLDNKGKIYISKSSPASVLKAYSDQFQNDFSEFLRLRSEELVGGGCMVLSFIGRSSLDPTSDHSCYQWELLANALMSMVSEGLIEEEKVDNFDAPYYAPCVEEIKTEVEKEGSFMIHTIEAFEIDWDGDKDNNTNNSPGQKVAKTIRAVVEGMLEAHFGSEIMDDLFLRYSKLVDHYLSNNNTKYFNFVISMFRNPQT from the exons ATGCATCACATGAATAAAGGAGATGGAGAAACTAGCTATGCTAAAAACTCATCTCTTCAG AACAAGATAATATCAGTATCAAAAGAGGTAACAGAAGAAGCTGTAATCAAAATGTTTGAAAACCATATAAAAACTCCAACTATAGGCATAGCAGATTTGGGTTGCTCTTCAGGACCCAATACATTAACTCTCATATCTGAAGTTCTTAATATCATCCACACAAAATGCCAACATTTTGGCAAAAATTCAACCCCAGTGTTTaatgttttcttaaatgatCTTCCTAGCAATGATTTCAACACAGTTTTTAAATTATTACCTGACTTTTACACCAAATTGGAGGAAGAAAAGGGCAAGAATTTTGGGCCATGCTTCATAAATGCTACACCAGGTTCTTTTTATGGAAGATTGTTTGCTAAAAAGAGTATACATTGCCTGTGTTCTTCTTCTAGTCTTCACTGGATTTCAAAGGCTCCTCCTGGTTTAGATAATAAGGGGAAGATTTATATTTCAAAGAGCAGTCCGGCTAGCGTTTTGAAAGCTTACTCGGATCAATTTCAAAATGATTTCTCGGAGTTTCTGAGGCTGAGATCGGAGGAATTGGTTGGAGGTGGATGTATGGTGTTGTCATTTATAGGGAGGAGTTCTTTGGATCCTACAAGTGATCATAGTTGTTACCAGTGGGAGCTGTTAGCAAATGCACTTATGAGCATGGTTTCTGAG GGGCtgatagaagaagaaaaggtCGATAATTTTGACGCCCCATATTATGCACCATGCGTAGAAGAAATAAAGACGGAGGTAGAGAAAGAAGGCTCCTTCATGATTCATACTATCGAAGCTTTTGAAATCGATTGGGATGgagataaagataataatacTAACAATTCTCCAGGGCAGAAGGTGGCAAAGACAATTAGAGCAGTGGTGGAGGGAATGCTTGAAGCTCACTTCGGCAGTGAAATCATGGATGACTTATTTCTGCGTTATTCGAAGCTGGTAGATCATTACTTGTCTAACAATAATACCAAGTACTTCAATTTTGTCATTTCCATGTTCAGAAACCCACAGACTTAG